In Sphingomonas sp. SORGH_AS_0950, the following are encoded in one genomic region:
- a CDS encoding nucleotidyltransferase family protein — translation MIDAEDVVLVLLAAGQSSRFGMENKLEAEFLGKPVGFHVTTALESIPFADRIVVTDGCQLDFASRGYRVIHNDDIAKGMSFSLHLGVQEAIKSGPKAILIALADMPRVTAAHIYRLFDAFDGPDAVVVSSNGEHPTPPGVFGAGRFDALLKLEGDEGGRKLVAGGRHVVTAPAELIDIDTPEDLERLRQLVHAPERITRAVEHRSD, via the coding sequence ATGATCGACGCTGAGGATGTGGTTCTGGTCCTGCTGGCGGCGGGACAATCGAGCCGCTTCGGGATGGAGAACAAGCTGGAGGCCGAATTTCTCGGCAAGCCGGTGGGCTTCCACGTCACCACCGCGCTGGAAAGCATTCCCTTTGCCGACCGGATCGTCGTGACCGACGGGTGCCAGCTCGACTTCGCGTCGCGCGGCTACCGCGTGATCCACAATGACGACATCGCCAAGGGCATGTCCTTCTCTCTGCATCTGGGCGTGCAGGAGGCGATCAAGTCCGGCCCCAAGGCGATCCTGATCGCGCTGGCGGATATGCCGCGCGTGACGGCGGCGCATATCTATCGCCTGTTCGACGCCTTTGACGGGCCGGACGCGGTCGTCGTGTCGAGCAATGGCGAGCATCCCACCCCGCCCGGCGTCTTCGGCGCGGGCCGGTTCGACGCGCTGCTCAAGCTGGAGGGCGACGAAGGCGGCCGCAAGCTGGTCGCCGGCGGGCGCCATGTCGTCACCGCCCCGGCCGAGCTGATCGACATCGACACGCCCGAGGATTTGGAACGGCTACGCCAGCTCGTCCATGCCCCTGAGCGGATCACTCGTGCCGTAGAGCATCGATCGGATTGA
- a CDS encoding xanthine dehydrogenase family protein molybdopterin-binding subunit, with amino-acid sequence MFGFGKDDTHSLTMNQPHPDSLLDTGVQGVISKPLDRVDGPKKVTGTATYAAEYAIEKCAHGVLVSATKGHAKIKAIDADAVKAIPGVIDVITDYKTFIRNSQQGGETEAPTQGVRTIDYFGEIIAIVVAESFEVARDAAKRLKVEYEELDDGAFDYEANKDKAEPAPDGLIKGHYDQGDFDKAFENAAVKVDVTYTTPSQNSAAMEPHASIAVWEDGALTLYGAYQMPSSDAQQLAKALGVSQSKVRIISRYIGGGFGSKLGIAPESVAAAIAAKRLNRPVKAVMLRQQVFDATVRRSNTEQRMRLGAEAGGRIVALGHEAITSNLPDEDFFEPVGIGTHFLYAGENRRINHDVVRLNWTLSGSMRAPGEAVGMVGMECAMDELAEAIGIDPIDLRKINDPEQDPELKVPYSSRNLTRSLEEGAKRFGWDQRQAAGQRREGDWLIGMGVAAACRSNQLQQSAAKVELHPDGSATVSSAMTDIGTGSYTIMAQIAAEILGLPVEKVSMSLGDTNDPPAAGSGGSWGAASAGSAVYLAAERVREKLAKAMGVKPADLTLKDGMAIGDNRSTPLAELVGKDGLSAIGEIKPGSQEKQFQQASYGAHFAEVGVNVVTGEVRVRRMLGVFAAGRVLNAKTARSQCLGGMTFGIGTALTEELIHDPRTGKLVNHDLAEYHVPVNADVPQLEVHFLDERDIHANPIHAKGIGELGISGAAPAVVNAIYNATGVRVREMPVTLDKLLDHLPAL; translated from the coding sequence ATGTTCGGATTCGGCAAGGACGACACGCATTCGCTGACCATGAATCAGCCGCATCCCGACAGCCTGCTCGATACGGGCGTGCAGGGGGTGATCTCCAAACCGCTCGACCGGGTGGACGGGCCGAAAAAGGTGACGGGCACCGCCACCTATGCCGCCGAATATGCCATCGAGAAATGCGCGCACGGCGTGCTGGTCAGCGCCACCAAGGGCCATGCGAAGATCAAGGCGATCGACGCCGATGCGGTGAAGGCGATCCCCGGCGTCATCGACGTCATCACCGATTACAAGACCTTCATCCGCAACTCGCAGCAGGGCGGCGAGACCGAAGCCCCGACGCAAGGCGTGCGCACCATCGACTATTTCGGCGAGATCATCGCGATCGTCGTCGCCGAGAGCTTCGAGGTCGCGCGCGACGCCGCCAAGCGGCTGAAGGTCGAGTATGAAGAGCTGGACGACGGCGCGTTCGACTATGAGGCGAACAAGGACAAGGCCGAACCCGCGCCGGACGGGCTGATCAAGGGCCATTACGACCAGGGCGATTTCGACAAAGCGTTCGAGAATGCCGCCGTCAAGGTCGACGTCACCTACACCACCCCCAGCCAGAACTCGGCCGCGATGGAGCCGCATGCCTCGATCGCGGTGTGGGAGGACGGTGCGCTGACATTGTACGGCGCGTACCAGATGCCTTCCTCGGACGCGCAGCAGCTTGCCAAGGCATTGGGCGTGTCGCAGTCCAAGGTGCGAATCATCTCGCGCTATATCGGCGGCGGCTTCGGATCGAAGCTGGGCATCGCGCCCGAAAGCGTCGCCGCCGCCATCGCCGCCAAGCGGCTGAACCGCCCGGTCAAGGCGGTGATGCTGCGCCAGCAGGTGTTCGACGCCACCGTCCGCCGTTCCAACACCGAACAGCGGATGCGGCTGGGTGCCGAGGCGGGCGGACGGATCGTCGCGCTGGGGCATGAGGCGATCACCTCCAACCTGCCGGACGAGGATTTCTTCGAGCCCGTCGGCATCGGCACCCACTTCCTCTATGCGGGGGAGAATCGGCGCATCAACCATGACGTGGTCCGGCTGAACTGGACGCTGTCGGGATCGATGCGCGCGCCGGGCGAGGCGGTGGGCATGGTCGGCATGGAATGCGCCATGGACGAACTGGCCGAGGCGATCGGCATCGACCCCATCGATCTGCGCAAGATCAACGATCCCGAACAGGACCCCGAGCTCAAGGTCCCCTATTCCTCGCGCAACCTCACCCGTTCGCTGGAAGAAGGCGCGAAGCGTTTCGGCTGGGACCAGCGTCAGGCGGCGGGCCAGCGGCGCGAGGGCGACTGGCTGATCGGCATGGGCGTCGCCGCCGCGTGCCGATCCAACCAGTTGCAGCAATCGGCGGCCAAGGTCGAACTCCACCCGGACGGCAGCGCCACCGTGTCCTCCGCAATGACCGATATCGGCACGGGCAGCTATACGATCATGGCGCAGATCGCCGCTGAGATCCTGGGTCTGCCGGTCGAGAAGGTCAGCATGTCGCTGGGCGACACCAACGATCCGCCCGCCGCCGGATCGGGCGGCTCCTGGGGCGCGGCCTCGGCGGGATCGGCCGTGTATCTCGCCGCCGAGCGGGTGCGCGAGAAACTGGCCAAGGCGATGGGCGTCAAGCCCGCCGACCTGACGTTGAAGGACGGCATGGCGATCGGCGACAATCGATCTACGCCGCTGGCCGAGCTGGTCGGCAAGGACGGCCTGTCGGCGATCGGCGAGATCAAGCCGGGTAGCCAAGAGAAGCAGTTCCAGCAGGCGAGTTACGGCGCGCATTTCGCCGAGGTCGGCGTCAATGTCGTCACCGGCGAGGTCCGCGTGCGGCGGATGCTGGGCGTGTTCGCGGCGGGGCGCGTGCTCAACGCTAAGACCGCGCGCTCGCAATGCCTGGGCGGCATGACCTTCGGCATCGGCACCGCCTTGACCGAGGAGCTGATCCACGACCCGCGCACCGGCAAGCTGGTGAACCATGACCTGGCCGAATATCATGTGCCGGTGAACGCCGATGTCCCCCAGCTGGAGGTCCATTTCCTCGACGAGCGGGACATCCACGCCAACCCGATCCACGCCAAGGGGATCGGCGAGCTGGGCATTTCCGGCGCGGCGCCCGCCGTCGTCAACGCCATCTACAACGCCACGGGCGTCCGGGTGCGCGAGATGCCGGTGACGCTCGACAAGCTGCTCGATCATCTCCCGGCGCTTTGA
- a CDS encoding glycerophosphodiester phosphodiesterase, with amino-acid sequence MSAHWSKPLSSPIVIAHRGASGERPEHTLAAYDLAIREGADVIEPDLVPTKDGHLVARHENEISGTTDVAAHPEFADRKTTKTIDGQSETGWFTEDFTLAELKTLRARERLSQLRSTAYDGQFQIPTLEEIIALAKQRSKELGRTIAIYPETKHPTYFASIGMGTDGPLVAALDKAGWETADAPVFIQSFEVKNLQHLKTMTGIRLIQLVAGEGGPADGAAPSYAAMVTPEGLRQVATYAWGIGPDKAMLWKGDAATTLVADAHAAGLRVHPWTYRAENQFVRPAFRRGTDPKAHGDVAGEIRAALGQGIDGFFTDFPQIGVETRNAVVRAR; translated from the coding sequence ATGTCCGCCCATTGGTCGAAACCGCTCTCGTCTCCCATCGTCATCGCGCATCGCGGGGCCAGCGGGGAGCGGCCCGAGCATACGCTGGCCGCCTATGACCTGGCGATCCGCGAAGGGGCGGACGTGATCGAGCCCGATCTGGTGCCGACGAAGGACGGCCACCTCGTCGCCCGGCACGAGAACGAGATTTCGGGCACGACCGATGTCGCCGCCCACCCGGAGTTCGCGGATCGCAAGACGACCAAGACGATCGACGGGCAGAGCGAAACCGGCTGGTTCACCGAGGATTTCACGCTCGCCGAATTGAAGACGCTGCGCGCCCGCGAACGCCTGTCCCAACTGCGCTCGACCGCTTATGACGGGCAATTCCAAATCCCGACGCTGGAAGAGATCATCGCGCTCGCCAAACAGCGGTCGAAGGAGTTGGGGCGGACCATCGCCATCTATCCCGAAACCAAGCATCCGACCTATTTCGCCTCGATCGGCATGGGCACCGATGGCCCGCTGGTAGCCGCGCTCGACAAGGCGGGGTGGGAGACCGCCGATGCGCCCGTCTTCATCCAGTCGTTCGAGGTAAAGAACCTCCAGCATCTCAAGACGATGACCGGCATCCGCCTGATTCAGCTGGTCGCGGGCGAGGGCGGTCCGGCGGATGGCGCCGCGCCCAGCTATGCCGCGATGGTGACGCCCGAGGGGCTCCGTCAGGTCGCGACCTATGCCTGGGGGATCGGTCCGGACAAGGCGATGCTGTGGAAGGGCGATGCGGCGACGACGCTGGTGGCGGACGCGCATGCGGCGGGGCTGCGGGTGCATCCCTGGACCTATCGTGCGGAGAACCAGTTTGTCCGCCCCGCTTTCCGCCGGGGCACCGATCCCAAGGCGCATGGGGATGTCGCAGGCGAGATTCGCGCCGCGCTGGGCCAGGGCATCGACGGATTCTTCACCGATTTCCCGCAAATCGGGGTAGAAACGCGCAACGCCGTCGTGCGCGCCCGCTGA
- a CDS encoding triacylglycerol lipase: MIPPPPKALWAAELPRALWMGATWWRHRAELAAAPRGDGRTVMLLPGLGNDDLSNIVLRRYLAAKGYRVHGWGLGRNLGVRSIGRDAGRLIARLESLADNGPVTLIGVSLGGIIARMVAHGRPDLVAGVVTIASPYMGPARATNVWRAFELLTGERVDDPAVIARGAVIAGPLPCPAAAIWSRSDGLVSGRICRDDTIPAVEVRSGHLWVQHRPQVLAAVATILAGWPRVNDQ; encoded by the coding sequence GTGATCCCGCCCCCGCCCAAGGCCCTCTGGGCCGCCGAGCTGCCGCGTGCCCTATGGATGGGGGCGACTTGGTGGCGGCACCGGGCGGAACTCGCCGCCGCGCCGCGTGGCGACGGGCGGACGGTGATGCTGCTGCCCGGCCTGGGCAATGACGACCTGTCGAACATCGTGCTTCGGCGCTATCTCGCCGCCAAGGGCTACCGCGTCCATGGCTGGGGACTGGGCCGCAACCTGGGCGTGCGCAGCATCGGGCGGGACGCCGGACGACTGATCGCGCGGCTCGAGTCGCTGGCCGATAACGGCCCGGTCACGCTGATCGGCGTCAGCCTGGGCGGGATCATCGCGCGGATGGTGGCGCATGGCCGCCCCGATCTGGTCGCGGGCGTCGTCACCATCGCCTCGCCCTATATGGGTCCGGCGCGGGCGACCAATGTCTGGCGCGCCTTCGAGCTTCTGACGGGCGAGCGGGTCGACGATCCGGCGGTTATCGCACGGGGCGCGGTGATCGCTGGGCCGCTCCCCTGCCCTGCGGCGGCGATCTGGAGCCGGAGCGACGGGCTGGTCTCCGGCCGAATCTGTCGCGACGACACGATCCCGGCGGTCGAGGTCCGCTCCGGCCATTTATGGGTGCAGCACCGGCCGCAGGTGTTGGCGGCGGTGGCGACCATCCTTGCGGGATGGCCGCGCGTCAACGATCAGTAA
- a CDS encoding XdhC family protein, whose amino-acid sequence MSDNDRVLAAAREWRGAPMAIATVVSTWGSAPRPRGSHMLVHADGRFEGSVSGGCVENDILHTAAEVIGGAPFQVKRYGVADASAWEVGLPCGGEIAVMVQPVSADGFDPELFERIAEAREAGRSLTVTTDLSTGKADLRPIETGEVFANRYDPPRRLLIVGAVQIAQSLAQLAQTLGIATVVIDPRARFLTPERFPGVTLDDRWPDEAVTAYTPGPATAVVTLSHDTKIDDPALVAALAHPTAYVGALGSRRSHAARRERLAAMGVSPETIDRIDGPVGLDIGAIGPSEIALSIAAAMIGAFHDRR is encoded by the coding sequence ATGAGCGACAATGATCGGGTTCTGGCCGCCGCGCGCGAATGGCGCGGTGCGCCGATGGCGATCGCGACGGTGGTGTCGACCTGGGGGTCGGCACCGCGTCCGCGTGGCAGCCATATGCTGGTCCATGCCGATGGCCGGTTCGAGGGGTCGGTGTCGGGCGGCTGCGTCGAGAACGACATCCTCCACACCGCCGCCGAGGTGATCGGCGGCGCGCCCTTCCAAGTGAAACGCTACGGCGTGGCGGATGCCTCGGCCTGGGAGGTCGGCCTGCCCTGCGGCGGCGAGATCGCGGTGATGGTCCAGCCGGTGTCGGCGGACGGGTTCGATCCCGAACTGTTCGAACGGATCGCCGAGGCGCGCGAGGCGGGTCGCTCGCTGACCGTCACCACCGACCTTTCCACCGGCAAGGCCGACCTGCGCCCCATCGAGACGGGCGAGGTCTTCGCCAACCGTTACGACCCGCCGCGCCGCCTGCTGATCGTCGGCGCGGTGCAGATCGCGCAGAGCCTGGCGCAACTGGCGCAGACGCTGGGCATCGCCACGGTGGTGATCGACCCGCGCGCCCGCTTCCTGACGCCGGAGCGTTTTCCCGGCGTGACGCTGGACGATCGCTGGCCCGACGAAGCGGTCACCGCCTATACCCCCGGCCCCGCCACCGCCGTGGTGACGCTGAGCCATGATACCAAGATCGACGACCCCGCGCTGGTCGCCGCGCTTGCCCATCCCACCGCCTATGTCGGCGCGCTGGGCAGTCGGCGCAGCCATGCCGCGCGGCGGGAGCGTCTGGCGGCGATGGGCGTTTCCCCCGAGACGATCGACCGGATCGATGGCCCGGTCGGGCTGGACATCGGGGCGATCGGCCCGTCCGAGATCGCGCTGTCGATCGCGGCGGCGATGATAGGAGCCTTTCATGATCGACGCTGA
- a CDS encoding ABC transporter ATP-binding protein, whose amino-acid sequence MAADAPLIRLRGVTKTYGSGATQFQALKGVDLDIAGGDFVAVMGPSGSGKSTTMNILGCLDVPSGGNFLFRGHHVETLDRDQRAMLRRRYLGFVFQGFNLLSRTTALENVELPLLYRGEDKKTRREMGMAALEKVGLDQWWDHTPAELSGGQQQRVAIARAIVTSPDVLLADEPTGNLDSERSVEIMELLTGLNRDSGITVLMVTHEPDMAAFARTVIHFKDGLVDRIEAQHRPGTMPEPDAPAADMH is encoded by the coding sequence GTGGCCGCTGATGCGCCCCTGATCCGGCTTCGCGGCGTCACCAAGACCTATGGCAGCGGCGCGACCCAGTTCCAGGCGCTGAAGGGCGTCGATCTGGACATTGCGGGCGGCGATTTCGTTGCGGTGATGGGGCCTTCGGGGTCGGGCAAGTCGACCACGATGAACATTCTGGGCTGTCTCGACGTGCCGAGCGGCGGCAATTTCCTGTTCCGCGGCCATCATGTCGAGACGCTGGACCGCGATCAGCGCGCGATGCTGCGGCGGCGCTATCTGGGCTTCGTGTTCCAGGGGTTCAACCTGTTATCGCGCACCACCGCGCTGGAGAATGTCGAGCTGCCGCTGCTCTATCGCGGCGAGGACAAGAAGACGCGGCGCGAGATGGGCATGGCGGCGCTGGAGAAGGTCGGGCTCGACCAATGGTGGGACCATACCCCCGCCGAACTGTCGGGCGGGCAGCAGCAGCGCGTGGCGATCGCGCGCGCCATCGTCACCAGCCCTGATGTGCTGCTGGCCGACGAGCCGACCGGCAATCTCGATTCCGAACGCTCGGTAGAGATCATGGAGTTGCTGACCGGGCTCAACCGGGACAGCGGCATCACCGTGCTGATGGTCACGCATGAGCCCGACATGGCGGCGTTCGCGCGCACCGTCATCCATTTCAAGGACGGGCTGGTCGATCGGATCGAGGCACAGCATCGGCCGGGCACCATGCCGGAGCCGGATGCGCCCGCGGCGGATATGCACTGA
- the phhA gene encoding phenylalanine 4-monooxygenase: MAQDTHVLAAPPEGAGADWTIPQGWEHYTAEEHATWDTLFARQSRLLPGRASEAYLRGLDVLKLSRPGIPDFEELSERLMALTGWQVVAVPGLVPDAVFFDHMANRRFVAGNFIRRPDQLDYLQEPDVFHDVFGHVPMLADPVFADYLAAYGRGGQRALGMDALKYLGRLYWYTVEFGLVREDGDLRIYGAGIVSSYSESRFALEDPSPNRIGFDLARVMRTEYRIDDFQQNYFVIPSFEELLRTTLETDFAPLYAQIKALPDIPVAEIVDGDEVLTRGSQNYAKGKLG, translated from the coding sequence ATGGCACAGGATACCCATGTTCTTGCCGCTCCGCCCGAAGGGGCCGGTGCCGACTGGACCATCCCCCAGGGCTGGGAACATTATACGGCCGAGGAGCATGCGACCTGGGACACGCTGTTCGCGCGCCAGTCCAGATTGTTGCCGGGCCGCGCGTCGGAGGCGTATCTGCGCGGCCTCGACGTGCTCAAGCTGTCGCGCCCCGGCATCCCCGATTTCGAGGAACTGTCCGAACGCCTGATGGCGCTGACCGGGTGGCAGGTGGTGGCGGTGCCGGGGCTGGTGCCCGACGCGGTGTTCTTCGACCATATGGCCAATCGCCGCTTCGTCGCGGGCAACTTCATCCGGCGGCCCGACCAGCTCGACTATCTTCAGGAACCCGACGTCTTTCACGACGTGTTCGGCCATGTGCCGATGCTCGCCGACCCGGTCTTCGCCGATTATCTCGCCGCCTATGGGCGCGGCGGGCAGCGCGCGCTGGGCATGGATGCGCTGAAATATCTCGGGCGGCTCTATTGGTACACGGTCGAGTTCGGGCTGGTGCGCGAGGACGGGGACCTGCGTATCTATGGCGCAGGCATCGTGTCGAGCTATTCGGAAAGCCGCTTCGCGCTGGAGGACCCGAGCCCCAACCGGATCGGCTTCGACCTCGCCCGCGTGATGCGCACCGAATATCGGATCGACGATTTCCAGCAGAATTATTTCGTGATCCCGTCGTTCGAGGAATTGCTTCGTACCACGCTGGAGACGGACTTCGCGCCGCTATACGCGCAGATCAAGGCGTTGCCCGATATACCGGTGGCGGAGATCGTGGACGGTGATGAGGTCCTGACCCGGGGTTCACAGAACTATGCCAAGGGAAAGTTGGGATAG
- a CDS encoding 2Fe-2S iron-sulfur cluster-binding protein yields the protein MHFTINGQSHDIEVDVRTSLLDLCREHLGLTGSKKGCDHGQCGACTMLVDGRRINSCLTLAVMHQDDEITTIEGLGQPGNLHPLQDAFVRHDGFQCGYCTPGQICSAVGMLDEVKKGWPSHVTEDLGHAELTVEEISERMSGNLCRCAAYPNIVDAIREVAGQGDRNPNEDVGREVAA from the coding sequence ATGCATTTCACAATCAATGGTCAATCACATGACATCGAGGTCGATGTCCGCACCTCGCTGCTCGATCTGTGTCGCGAACATCTGGGCCTGACGGGTTCCAAGAAAGGCTGCGACCATGGCCAATGCGGCGCCTGCACGATGCTGGTCGACGGGCGGCGGATCAATAGCTGCCTGACGCTGGCGGTGATGCATCAGGATGATGAGATCACCACGATCGAGGGTCTGGGCCAGCCGGGGAACCTCCACCCCTTGCAGGATGCGTTCGTGCGGCATGACGGGTTCCAGTGCGGCTATTGCACGCCGGGCCAGATCTGCTCTGCGGTCGGCATGCTCGACGAGGTGAAGAAGGGTTGGCCGAGCCATGTCACCGAAGACCTTGGCCATGCCGAACTGACCGTGGAAGAAATCTCCGAGCGGATGAGCGGCAATCTGTGCCGCTGCGCCGCTTATCCCAATATCGTCGACGCGATCCGCGAAGTCGCCGGGCAAGGCGACCGCAACCCCAATGAGGATGTCGGCCGGGAGGTCGCGGCATGA
- a CDS encoding xanthine dehydrogenase family protein subunit M, whose amino-acid sequence MKLFDYARADSIGTATRDGAVPGARFIAGGTNLLDLMKLQVETPDTLVDISRLDLGEIEEREDGGLTIGALVPNSDLAADARVIERYPVLSRALLAGASGQLRNKASTGGNLLQRTRCYYFYDPATPCNKRDPGSGCSAIGGENRILAILGTSDQCIATHPSDMAVAMRALEAVIITQKPDGDRRRIAIGDFYRLPGSTPEIETVLEPGELITHVELPPAPAGRQTYRKVRDRASYAFALVSVAGIVAVENGRIASARLAFGGLGPMPWRNEAVEAALVGQEPTDAAFHAAADALLADARGYGSNDFKIPLTRRTLVATLRELTQEG is encoded by the coding sequence ATGAAGCTGTTCGACTATGCCCGCGCCGACTCGATCGGCACCGCCACCCGCGACGGCGCGGTGCCGGGCGCGCGCTTCATCGCGGGCGGCACCAATTTGCTCGACCTGATGAAATTGCAGGTCGAGACGCCCGACACGCTGGTCGACATCAGCCGCCTGGACCTGGGCGAGATCGAGGAACGCGAGGATGGCGGCCTGACCATCGGCGCGCTGGTGCCCAATAGCGACCTCGCCGCCGACGCGCGCGTGATCGAGCGCTATCCGGTCCTGTCGCGCGCGCTGCTGGCGGGGGCCTCGGGTCAGTTGCGCAATAAGGCATCGACCGGGGGCAATCTGCTCCAGCGGACGCGCTGTTATTATTTCTACGACCCCGCCACCCCGTGCAACAAGCGCGATCCGGGCAGCGGCTGTTCGGCGATCGGCGGCGAGAACCGCATCCTCGCCATCCTCGGCACCTCGGACCAGTGCATCGCGACGCACCCCAGCGACATGGCGGTTGCGATGCGCGCGCTGGAGGCGGTCATCATCACCCAGAAACCAGACGGCGACCGCCGCCGGATCGCGATCGGCGACTTCTATCGCCTGCCGGGCAGCACGCCCGAGATCGAGACCGTGCTGGAGCCGGGCGAACTCATCACCCATGTCGAACTGCCCCCCGCCCCTGCGGGCCGCCAGACCTATCGCAAGGTGCGCGATCGCGCCTCCTATGCCTTTGCGCTGGTGTCGGTCGCCGGGATCGTCGCGGTGGAGAATGGCAGGATCGCCTCGGCCCGCCTCGCCTTTGGTGGCCTCGGCCCGATGCCCTGGCGCAACGAGGCGGTGGAGGCCGCGCTGGTGGGGCAGGAACCGACCGACGCCGCGTTCCACGCCGCCGCCGATGCGCTGCTGGCCGACGCGCGGGGCTATGGCTCGAACGACTTCAAGATTCCGCTGACGCGCCGCACTTTGGTCGCGACGCTCCGTGAACTGACTCAGGAGGGCTGA
- a CDS encoding ABC transporter permease gives MFGTTLLLAIRSIRRHMLRSFLTTLGIIIGVGAVVTMVTLGKATTAAVQQSISSLGTNILQVRPGQGFGRGGGGPRPPDFKPEDVEAIADQIAGVTAVAPQAQTTATAIYEGANWSTTVTGTTLAYFTVQPWPLASGRLWTPAEQAAGKAVCIIGNTVRKNLFPSTEAVGKRFRIGAISCDVVGVLTTRGQGGFGDQDDVVLMPIKAVQRRFTGSRDIRLMLVGIDQAYQASAVQASLTALLRERRNITGGKEDDFNIFDTKQISDTLTSTTTMLTRIVAAVAAISLVVGGIGIMNIMLVSVTERTREIGIRLAIGAVAREVLMQFLVEAVVLSCLGGIIGLILAQAIIAALVPLMQVPWTFDPQINIIAFAISAVIGVVFGYFPARRAAALNPIDALRHE, from the coding sequence ATGTTCGGCACCACGCTTCTCCTCGCGATCCGGTCGATCCGGCGGCATATGCTGCGGTCGTTCCTGACGACGCTGGGCATCATCATCGGCGTCGGCGCGGTCGTGACCATGGTGACTTTGGGCAAGGCGACCACGGCCGCCGTGCAGCAGTCCATCTCGTCGCTGGGCACCAACATCCTTCAGGTCCGCCCCGGCCAGGGCTTCGGGCGCGGCGGCGGCGGCCCGCGTCCGCCCGACTTCAAACCCGAGGATGTCGAGGCGATCGCCGACCAGATCGCGGGCGTGACGGCGGTCGCGCCCCAGGCCCAGACGACCGCGACCGCGATCTATGAAGGGGCGAACTGGTCGACCACGGTGACCGGCACGACGCTGGCCTATTTCACGGTGCAGCCCTGGCCGCTGGCCTCGGGGCGTCTGTGGACCCCGGCCGAGCAGGCGGCGGGCAAGGCGGTGTGCATCATCGGCAATACCGTGCGCAAGAACCTGTTCCCCAGCACCGAGGCGGTCGGCAAGCGCTTCCGCATCGGGGCGATCAGTTGCGACGTGGTCGGCGTGCTGACGACGCGCGGGCAGGGCGGGTTCGGCGACCAGGACGATGTGGTGCTGATGCCGATCAAGGCGGTACAGCGCCGCTTCACCGGCAGCCGCGACATCCGGCTGATGCTGGTCGGCATCGACCAGGCCTATCAGGCCAGCGCGGTGCAGGCGTCGCTGACCGCGCTGCTGCGCGAACGGCGCAACATCACGGGCGGCAAGGAAGATGATTTCAACATCTTCGACACCAAGCAGATCAGCGACACGCTGACCAGCACGACGACGATGCTGACCCGGATCGTCGCAGCGGTGGCGGCGATCAGCCTGGTGGTCGGCGGCATCGGCATCATGAACATCATGCTGGTGTCGGTGACCGAGCGGACGCGCGAGATCGGCATCCGCCTGGCCATCGGCGCGGTCGCGCGCGAGGTGCTGATGCAGTTCCTGGTCGAGGCGGTGGTGCTGTCCTGCCTGGGCGGGATCATCGGCCTGATCCTGGCGCAAGCTATCATCGCCGCGCTGGTGCCGTTGATGCAGGTGCCATGGACCTTCGACCCCCAGATCAACATCATCGCCTTTGCGATCTCGGCGGTGATCGGCGTGGTGTTCGGCTATTTCCCCGCGCGGCGGGCGGCGGCGCTCAATCCGATCGATGCTCTACGGCACGAGTGA
- a CDS encoding TIGR02117 family protein, whose translation MAAAIGLILLGYFALGLALGAVPRRTIALPAPGPDAVTIFVESSAVHTAIILPKQAAGVDWRDRARAEDLRDPRYAGFPYLAIGWGEAGFFRETPHWRDVRPGTILHAALGSDRTLIHVDHLPLPRANGDDVRMIRLSPEAYRHMVAFIRGSWRSNGGHYPGYDVYDAFYEARGRYSAAHTCNSWTGDALAAAGVRMGWWTPFPWTVMHWL comes from the coding sequence ATGGCGGCCGCCATCGGGTTGATCCTGCTGGGCTATTTCGCGCTGGGACTGGCGCTGGGGGCGGTTCCGCGTCGCACCATCGCCCTGCCCGCGCCCGGCCCCGATGCGGTCACCATCTTCGTCGAGTCGAGCGCGGTCCATACCGCCATCATCCTCCCCAAACAGGCGGCGGGGGTGGACTGGCGCGACCGGGCACGGGCCGAGGACTTGCGCGATCCGCGCTATGCGGGCTTTCCCTATCTCGCCATCGGCTGGGGCGAGGCCGGCTTTTTCCGCGAGACGCCGCACTGGCGCGACGTCAGGCCGGGGACGATCCTCCATGCCGCGCTGGGCAGCGATCGGACGCTGATCCATGTCGACCACCTGCCGCTTCCGCGCGCGAATGGCGACGATGTGCGGATGATCCGCCTGTCGCCCGAGGCGTATCGCCACATGGTCGCGTTCATCCGGGGAAGTTGGCGGAGCAATGGCGGTCATTATCCCGGCTATGACGTGTACGATGCCTTTTACGAAGCGAGGGGGCGGTACAGCGCCGCCCACACCTGCAACAGCTGGACCGGCGACGCGCTGGCGGCGGCGGGGGTGCGGATGGGGTGGTGGACGCCCTTTCCCTGGACGGTGATGCATTGGCTGTGA